A genome region from Primulina eburnea isolate SZY01 chromosome 9, ASM2296580v1, whole genome shotgun sequence includes the following:
- the LOC140841640 gene encoding receptor-like protein 44, with the protein MGFAGQLMALTLLAIVAADPNDELCLTRLSESLEDPLKNLQNWTRTVFANPCQGFTSFLQGATCNNGRIYKLSLSNLSLRGTISPYLSNCTNLQALDLSSNSIAGPIPTDLQYLVNLAVLNLSSNSLSGEIPQQLALCAYLNVIDLHDNQLSGPIPQQLGLLVRLSVFDVSNNKLSGLIPASLGNRSGNLPRFNVSSYEGNKDLYGYPLPPMKNKGLSILEIVGIGLGSGFISLVLSFTAVCIWLRVSEQKLANEEVKTSQFMPDY; encoded by the coding sequence ATGGGTTTTGCGGGCCAGCTGATGGCTTTGACCCTGCTAGCCATCGTCGCCGCGGATCCGAACGACGAGCTCTGCCTCACCCGTCTCAGTGAGTCGTTGGAGGACCCGTTGAAGAACTTGCAGAACTGGACTCGAACTGTTTTCGCGAATCCGTGTCAGGGTTTCACCTCGTTTCTACAGGGCGCCACCTGCAACAATGGccgaatctacaagctctccctCTCCAATCTCTCGCTTAGAGGCACCATTTCTCCTTACCTCTCGAATTGCACCAACTTGCAAGCCCTCGATCTCTCCTCCAACTCCATCGCCGGACCGATCCCCACAGACCTCCAGTACTTGGTCAATTTAGCTGTACTGAATCTCTCCTCCAACAGCCTCTCCGGAGAAATCCCGCAGCAATTGGCTCTTTGTGCTTACCTGAACGTCATCGATCTGCACGACAATCAACTGTCGGGCCCGATCCCGCAGCAGCTCGGCCTCCTGGTAAGACTCTCGGTTTTCGATGTATCGAATAACAAGCTATCCGGGCTCATACCCGCTTCACTGGGTAACCGAAGCGGGAACCTACCGCGATTCAATGTGAGTTCGTACGAAGGTAACAAGGATCTCTACGGCTACCCACTGCCGCCGATGAAGAACAAAGGGTTGTCGATTTTGGAGATCGTGGGGATCGGGCTGGGGAGTGGGTTCATCAGTCTGGTGCTGAGTTTCACCGCTGTTTGCATTTGGTTGAGGGTTTCGGAGCAGAAATTGGCCAATGAAGAAGTCAAAACCAGCCAATTCATGCCTGATTACTGA
- the LOC140841641 gene encoding squalene monooxygenase SE1-like isoform X1, translated as MGIVVMDEYIVGILSAFTMGVVLFYVLRRKTVESLRKRDRESATVDNGYEIRSEQMNGERSPDEGSDPDVIVVGAGVAGAALAYTLGKDGRHVRVIERDLSEQDRIVGELLQPGGYLKLIELGLEDCVENIDAQRVVGYALFKDGKNTKLSYPLENFHSDVAGRSFHNGRFVQRMREKATSLPNVQLEQGTVTSLLEENGTIKGVQYKTKAGQELKAYAPLTIVCDGCFSNLRRSLCDPKVDIPSCFVGLVLENCQLPCPNHGHVILADPSPVLFYPISSSEIRCLVDIPGQKLPSLASGKMAEYLKTVIAPQVPSELHDAFISAVDKGNIKTMPNRSMPAAPYPAKGAILMGDAFNMRHPLTGGGMTVALSDIVVLQNLLRPLRDLKDADSLCKYLESFYTLRKPVASTINTLAGALHKVFCASSDQARKEMRQACFDYLSLGGVCSRGPVALLSGLNPRPLSLVIHFFAVAMYGVGRLLVPFPSVSRLWMGVRLLLGASSIILPIIKAEGVRQMFFPATVPAYYRAAPAK; from the exons ATGGGTATTGTGGTGATGGATGAGTACATTGTGGGAATTCTCTCTGCTTTTACGATGGGAGTGGTTCTTTTCTACGTTTTGCGAAGAAAGACTGTGGAATCTTTGCGGAAGAGGGACCGTGAAAGTGCAACTGTGGACAATGGGTACGAGATTCGGAGTGAGCAGATGAACGGGGAACGCAGCCCAGATGAAGGGTCCGACCCGGATGTTATTGTAGTGGGTGCTGGAGTTGCCGGAGCTGCTCTGGCTTATACACTTGGGAAG GATGGACGACATGTACGTGTCATTGAAAGAGATTTATCAGAGCAGGACAGAATCGTTGGCGAGCTCCTACAGCCAGGGGGATACCTCAAACTGATCGAGTTGGGCCTTGAAG ACTGCGTTGAGAATATCGATGCCCAACGTGTGGTCGGATATGCTCTTTTCAAGGATGGGAAAAACACTAAATTGTCATATCCCTTGGAAAACTTCCACTCAGATGTTGCTGGAAGAAGTTTTCACAATGGACGATTTGTTCAGAGGATGAGAGAGAAGGCAACTAGTCTTCCCAA TGTACAACTAGAGCAAGGTACTGTAACATCTTTGCTCGAGGAGAACGGAACTATAAAAGGCGTGCAATACAAAACTAAAGCCGGCCAAGAGCTTAAAGCTTATGCTCCTCTTACAATTGTTTGTGATGGATGCTTCTCTAATTTGAGACGTTCACTTTGCGATCCAAAG GTGGATATTCCTTCATGTTTTGTTGGTTTGGTATTGGAGAACTGTCAACTCCCATGTCCAAATCATGGGCATGTTATTCTAGCCGATCCCTCTCCGGTCTTGTTTTATCCAATTAGTAGTTCCGAAATTCGCTGCTTGGTTGATATACCCGGTCAAAAACTCCCTTCTCTTGCTAGTGGGAAAATGGCAGAGTATTTGAAAACAGTAATAGCTCCTCAG GTTCCATCAGAGCTCCATGATGCGTTCATATCTGCGGTTGATAAAGGAAATATAAAAACAATGCCGAACAGAAGCATGCCAGCAGCTCCTTATCCTGCTAAGGGGGCTATATTGATGGGCGATGCTTTCAATATGCGCCACCCTTTGACAGGTGGAGGAATGACTGTGGCATTGTCTGACATTGTCGTATTACAAAATCTTCTTAGGCCCTTACGTGACTTGAAGGATGCCGATTCATTGTGTAAATATCTCGAGTCATTCTACACGCTACGTAAG CCAGTGGCATCAACTATTAACACATTGGCTGGGGCCTTGCACAAAGTGTTCTGTGCCTCTTCTGATCAAGCAAGAAAGGAAATGCGCCAAGCATGTTTTGATTACTTGAGTCTTGGAGGGGTCTGCTCGAGGGGACCCGTGGCTTTGCTTTCTGGCCTGAATCCCCGCCCATTGAGCTTGGTAATCCATTTCTTCGCTGTTGCTATGTATGGTGTTGGTCGTTTGCTAGTACCATTCCCTTCAGTAAGTCGACTGTGGATGGGCGTCAGATTACTTTTG GGAGCTTCAAGTATCATCTTGCCCATCATAAAGGCAGAAGGCGTTAGGCAAATGTTCTTCCCCGCTACTGTTCCGGCATACTATCGAGCTGCTCCAGCCAAATGA
- the LOC140841641 gene encoding squalene monooxygenase SE1-like isoform X2: MGIVVMDEYIVGILSAFTMGVVLFYVLRRKTVESLRKRDRESATVDNGYEIRSEQMNGERSPDEGSDPDVIVVGAGVAGAALAYTLGKDGRHVRVIERDLSEQDRIVGELLQPGGYLKLIELGLEDVAGRSFHNGRFVQRMREKATSLPNVQLEQGTVTSLLEENGTIKGVQYKTKAGQELKAYAPLTIVCDGCFSNLRRSLCDPKVDIPSCFVGLVLENCQLPCPNHGHVILADPSPVLFYPISSSEIRCLVDIPGQKLPSLASGKMAEYLKTVIAPQVPSELHDAFISAVDKGNIKTMPNRSMPAAPYPAKGAILMGDAFNMRHPLTGGGMTVALSDIVVLQNLLRPLRDLKDADSLCKYLESFYTLRKPVASTINTLAGALHKVFCASSDQARKEMRQACFDYLSLGGVCSRGPVALLSGLNPRPLSLVIHFFAVAMYGVGRLLVPFPSVSRLWMGVRLLLGASSIILPIIKAEGVRQMFFPATVPAYYRAAPAK; the protein is encoded by the exons ATGGGTATTGTGGTGATGGATGAGTACATTGTGGGAATTCTCTCTGCTTTTACGATGGGAGTGGTTCTTTTCTACGTTTTGCGAAGAAAGACTGTGGAATCTTTGCGGAAGAGGGACCGTGAAAGTGCAACTGTGGACAATGGGTACGAGATTCGGAGTGAGCAGATGAACGGGGAACGCAGCCCAGATGAAGGGTCCGACCCGGATGTTATTGTAGTGGGTGCTGGAGTTGCCGGAGCTGCTCTGGCTTATACACTTGGGAAG GATGGACGACATGTACGTGTCATTGAAAGAGATTTATCAGAGCAGGACAGAATCGTTGGCGAGCTCCTACAGCCAGGGGGATACCTCAAACTGATCGAGTTGGGCCTTGAAG ATGTTGCTGGAAGAAGTTTTCACAATGGACGATTTGTTCAGAGGATGAGAGAGAAGGCAACTAGTCTTCCCAA TGTACAACTAGAGCAAGGTACTGTAACATCTTTGCTCGAGGAGAACGGAACTATAAAAGGCGTGCAATACAAAACTAAAGCCGGCCAAGAGCTTAAAGCTTATGCTCCTCTTACAATTGTTTGTGATGGATGCTTCTCTAATTTGAGACGTTCACTTTGCGATCCAAAG GTGGATATTCCTTCATGTTTTGTTGGTTTGGTATTGGAGAACTGTCAACTCCCATGTCCAAATCATGGGCATGTTATTCTAGCCGATCCCTCTCCGGTCTTGTTTTATCCAATTAGTAGTTCCGAAATTCGCTGCTTGGTTGATATACCCGGTCAAAAACTCCCTTCTCTTGCTAGTGGGAAAATGGCAGAGTATTTGAAAACAGTAATAGCTCCTCAG GTTCCATCAGAGCTCCATGATGCGTTCATATCTGCGGTTGATAAAGGAAATATAAAAACAATGCCGAACAGAAGCATGCCAGCAGCTCCTTATCCTGCTAAGGGGGCTATATTGATGGGCGATGCTTTCAATATGCGCCACCCTTTGACAGGTGGAGGAATGACTGTGGCATTGTCTGACATTGTCGTATTACAAAATCTTCTTAGGCCCTTACGTGACTTGAAGGATGCCGATTCATTGTGTAAATATCTCGAGTCATTCTACACGCTACGTAAG CCAGTGGCATCAACTATTAACACATTGGCTGGGGCCTTGCACAAAGTGTTCTGTGCCTCTTCTGATCAAGCAAGAAAGGAAATGCGCCAAGCATGTTTTGATTACTTGAGTCTTGGAGGGGTCTGCTCGAGGGGACCCGTGGCTTTGCTTTCTGGCCTGAATCCCCGCCCATTGAGCTTGGTAATCCATTTCTTCGCTGTTGCTATGTATGGTGTTGGTCGTTTGCTAGTACCATTCCCTTCAGTAAGTCGACTGTGGATGGGCGTCAGATTACTTTTG GGAGCTTCAAGTATCATCTTGCCCATCATAAAGGCAGAAGGCGTTAGGCAAATGTTCTTCCCCGCTACTGTTCCGGCATACTATCGAGCTGCTCCAGCCAAATGA